The sequence below is a genomic window from Flavobacterium keumense.
TTGAACCCGGGGAGATTTTAGATTTTCGAATTTTGATTCTTGATTTTAGATTTTTTAAATCTGCCATCTTAAATCGAAAATCTACATTCTTAAATCTCAATTTCAATGAACGTTTAAAAAGAAAAAAGTAGTTTTAAACTACTTTTTCTTCTTGTGACGGTTAGCTCTCGCTCTTTTTTTACGTTTGTGCGTCGCTACCTTATGTCTCTTTCTTTTTTTACCACTTGGCATATCTTGTAGATTTTATGATTATTACTAATTTATTTTGCTTCGTTATTGATTTTTACTCCTTCTACAAAAACTTTTGCCGGTTTAAAAGCAGGAATATTGTGAGCAGGTATTTTAATTGTTGTATTTTTAGAAATGTTTCTTCCTGTTTTTTCAGCTCTTGTTTTCACGATAAAACTTCCAAAACCTCTTAAATATACGTTATCTCCAGTCTCTAATGAAGTTTTAACTTCATTCATAAAGGTTTCTACAGTTGCCTGAACATCTCCTTTTTCAAGACCTAATTTCTCTGAAATTTTCGCTACGATATCTGCTTTCGTCATTTTCTTTCCTTATTTATAAATGTTGTACTATTTTTTTGAGTTTGCAAATATATGAATTAAAAAAACAATTATTCAAGCTA
It includes:
- a CDS encoding HU family DNA-binding protein, whose amino-acid sequence is MTKADIVAKISEKLGLEKGDVQATVETFMNEVKTSLETGDNVYLRGFGSFIVKTRAEKTGRNISKNTTIKIPAHNIPAFKPAKVFVEGVKINNEAK